The Desulfosoma sp. DNA window AAATAGTCCTGGATGTCGTTTCTCGTACCGACAGGTCCACGCCGATAACCTGAAGGGGTTTCGGGGCCGCTACAGACGGCACGCTCCGTCGTGGCCCATTCCCATATTCGATGTTCGTCATTCAAAGCGACACGAATTTTGTGAGCCTCCCCCTTTGCTGTGCTGGTCACGCAAAACAAATGGCGCTTTCCTGGGGAAGGTGGATCGAACGGTGTCAACTTCTTAGTGTCACTGCCGCTGTATTCTTTACCCCAGCTATGCGCATCTTGAGGTATATAAGCGCCTTCGAGAACGGTTTCACTAGCGCTATCGGTAGAACGATGTCCCCCGTAGAGCACCCGCCGCAGCACATCTATACGGGACATGGAAAGCCAATTGAGGAAATTCCCGCTCCATTCGTTCGTCCCTCCACAATATTTTGTGCTCGTATATCGAGTAGGGACAAACCTGGCTTGTCCTGTTGTTTCGTACCTGTAGCATTTATAGGGATCAAAATACCCGAAATAATCTAAATCTATAGAGTGTTTGTAGCCGACATCCAATTTCCCGTCACCATCTAAATCTTGAGCATCGTTGTAGGCTTCATAGTATAATTTATGATCTCTTTCCATAACCATCATCACCATGGGATTGGCACCGGCGGAAACAAAAGGAGGAGGGTCGCAAGAGGGCGTATAAGCCTGAGCCGGTGACAAAATCAAAAAAGAGAGAAAGACTAAAAAAAACGTGTTTCTTACCATGGCCGTTCCCCCTGTGTCTTGACGTCTGAGGTGCAGAAACCTCTCAAATTCTTATCCAACAAACAGAGAAAAAAGCAGCCCTGAGCCCGGCTGGTCTGAATGATGAATGCTTTTCAAAAGAACCTCACTTCTTTTATCGGCAACTTCTTTTTAAAAGTTTAGAATTTTTTCGTCCCTTTTCCGGATGAAAAATTTTTTGGATGTTCGGGTTTTGTATGTTATCAAAAATGAAAGGCCAAAGCTTGTGGGTTTCTAAGCTTTGGAGTGTGCCATGCGATCACCGAAAGGCCTTTATCGCCGATTCGGCCGAAAGTCTCCTTCGGGTGAACCGAGGCAAAGGAAGTGCCCAAAGAAGGCTCTCATGTCGATGCGGCAGAACGAGGGTTTCACTTTGGTGGAACTGATGGTCACGGTGGCCGTTGTGGCTGTTTTGGCTGCCGTGGCTGTGCCGGCTTATGTGAACCATGTGAGGCGCTCGCAGCAGGCGCAGGCGGTGGAGGCTCTTTTGCGGGCGCGCCTGGAGATGGAGGCGTATTGGGCCGATCATCATCAATATCCGGACAGGTTGCAGCTTCTTCCATCTTTCGAAAGCGCGACTCAAGGGAAATACATCCTGCAGCTGCAAATCTTTGCTGACGCTCAGCGTTATCGTATCGAGGCCGTGCGGCCTGACCTAGGGGACAAGCTTCATATCGCCGATAACGAAACAACCCCGGTGGTGGATACTCCGAAGGCCCTGGGCTGGTCTCTTTTTCACTGGATTTTTGACTGAAGGCGTTCAGGAGGTGCGCCGTGGCTGGAAAAGGGTGCGGCGCCGCAACATGCCATCGAGGGATGACCCTGGTGGAACTTATGGTCGTCCTCGGCCTCATCGCCTTCCTCATGGCTCTTCTATCGATCCGCATTCATAGCGCTTCTTACCGGCTGAAATCGGCCGTTTTCAGTCTTCGCTCCATCCTGCAGCAAGCGCGCCTGGAAGCCGTGAGATGCAATAAAAATGTCTACCTGGATTTCGATGCCGACGACAACGGCGTGTTAGACAATGTCGTTCTATGGGTCTGTATGGATTCGGGATCGGGATCTCCTTCCTTTCAAAAGGATCGAGACATCGTTCTGGTTTCAAAAGCTCTTCTGAGGCCACCAGGATCCTTGAGCCACCGCCCGACCTTGGGAGCGGCACCGCCTTCTGTGGGAGGTCCCACCACGGGAGCGCCTCGAGAAGGGGGAACCATTCCCGAAGACGGTGTCAGTTTTTCCGGAAACCGCATCAATTTCAACCCTGACGGCACGTCCTCGTCGGGATCCGTCTATATGCATGTACCCAAAAATCCCGAGGCGGGAACCTATGCTCTTGTGATGAATAACAGCGGCAGGGCTTATTTGAGATTTTTCCCCAAAGGAGGCCCGGCCTGGGAAGACCGATAAGATGGCCTGGAAAGAGTGGGTCTCACTGGAAGCACATCGGCAAAAGATAGTGTCCGATGAAAGAGGACAAAGTCCCAGGCTGCAAGGTATGACCTTGGTAGAGCTTTTGGTGGCCGTGACGGTGACTTCTGTGGTGCTTGTTTTCATCTACGGCGGTTTTTCGGCGCACCGGAGACTTTACGGTCAGGAACAGCAGATCCTGGAGCTGCAGCAAAACCTACGACTTGCGCTGGATATGGTCGTTCAGGTGGTGCACCAGGCAGGGTACTGGAGGTGTGTGGAGGCTCGAGCTGTTCGCATAGGTGCGCAAGGCGTGAAAAGCACACTCAAAAGTTCCGAGGGCCTATTTCACACCCAGGCGGTTATGGGATTCAACAACGTCACCGCTACCACAGATCCTTTCGTTGATAAACAGACTCGAGAAGGTACCGATATATTGGGATACAGCCTGATCGACCCCGCCTTTGACGGACCGCTCGCTCATGACCAAGTCCTTCCTAGAGACCCGCTTCGGCTAGTCAAGAACAAGGCGACCGGAAGCCTCAAAAAAGGCCAGATCGTCTTCTTGACTGATTGTCGCCAAAGTGCTCTTTTTCAGATCACTAACGTCTTTACCGACGGGGATACCCTGTTACAGCATGATCCCGACGTCTTGAGTCCCGGAAATACCACACGGTGTCTTCGATGTGATGACGGAGGCACCACATGCGTCGGCGACGTCGAGTGTTCGGCAGCGGGAACCGGCTTTCGAAGAGGTATTTCGTGGCTGCATCCCGTGAAGGTGGGTTTTTTTCGAGTGAGCAAATCGGGTGACTTCCAGTGGATTGAAGGAGGTCCTGATACCACGGGGAACTATGTCTTTTCCACCCCACGAACCCTTGCTGAAAACGTGGAAGATTTTCAGGTGGAATGGGGCGTGGATTCCAGCCCCGTGCCGGACGGTTTGGTGGATGCGTGGGTTTCGGCCGATGCCATACCAGAGACGTTTTCGGGAAGCGGCCTGCGGGATTGGGAGAGAGTCCATGCCGTTCGGTGTCACATTCTCGGGCGAACCCGAAGACCCTTTAAAGGCTACACGGATACAACCGTTTATGCTTTTGCGGATCGAAAGGCTTCCGGGGCGGCCTCGGACGCCTATCGTCGTCTGCACATGATGAAAACCATAGGAATTCGCAATGCCATGCC harbors:
- a CDS encoding type IV pilin protein — encoded protein: MSMRQNEGFTLVELMVTVAVVAVLAAVAVPAYVNHVRRSQQAQAVEALLRARLEMEAYWADHHQYPDRLQLLPSFESATQGKYILQLQIFADAQRYRIEAVRPDLGDKLHIADNETTPVVDTPKALGWSLFHWIFD
- a CDS encoding GspH/FimT family pseudopilin, whose amino-acid sequence is MAGKGCGAATCHRGMTLVELMVVLGLIAFLMALLSIRIHSASYRLKSAVFSLRSILQQARLEAVRCNKNVYLDFDADDNGVLDNVVLWVCMDSGSGSPSFQKDRDIVLVSKALLRPPGSLSHRPTLGAAPPSVGGPTTGAPREGGTIPEDGVSFSGNRINFNPDGTSSSGSVYMHVPKNPEAGTYALVMNNSGRAYLRFFPKGGPAWEDR
- a CDS encoding PilW family protein, which translates into the protein MAWKEWVSLEAHRQKIVSDERGQSPRLQGMTLVELLVAVTVTSVVLVFIYGGFSAHRRLYGQEQQILELQQNLRLALDMVVQVVHQAGYWRCVEARAVRIGAQGVKSTLKSSEGLFHTQAVMGFNNVTATTDPFVDKQTREGTDILGYSLIDPAFDGPLAHDQVLPRDPLRLVKNKATGSLKKGQIVFLTDCRQSALFQITNVFTDGDTLLQHDPDVLSPGNTTRCLRCDDGGTTCVGDVECSAAGTGFRRGISWLHPVKVGFFRVSKSGDFQWIEGGPDTTGNYVFSTPRTLAENVEDFQVEWGVDSSPVPDGLVDAWVSADAIPETFSGSGLRDWERVHAVRCHILGRTRRPFKGYTDTTVYAFADRKASGAASDAYRRLHMMKTIGIRNAMP